TCTTCGGCAACTGCTTCCGGGGCCGGCCCGGATACGAGGCCATCGTCACCCGCGACTTCGACGGGCTGGAGCCGGCCCTGCAGTACCTCATCCACCACTACGCATAAGCCGCGGCTTCGCGGAAGGAGCGCGCCATGCTGTATGCCACGCCAGCGTCTGAACAGGACGCCCGGACCCGGCTGCAACGGGCCATCGCGGGCTCCGAGCTGCCCTGCTACGTCTACAGCTACCCCTCCAAGCGCGCCTACCGCCCGGTGCAGCCAGCTCGCACCCTGGCCGAGGTGTGGGCGGGCGCCCGGGACAGGCTCAACCTCTACGTCCACGTGCCCTTCTGCGGGTATCGCTGCTCGTTCTGCACGCTGTTCCTCACCACCAGCCACTCGCCGCAGATGGTGGATGACTACGTGGCCGCGCTCCAGCGGCAGGTGGCCATGTACGGCGCGCTGCTGGGACACCTCGAGGTGGTGTCCCTGTACGTGGGCGGAGGGACGCCCACCACGCTGTCGCCGGACCAGTTCTCCACCGTCTTCGAGGCCCTGCACCGGGCCTTCCCACGCTTCTCGCCCACGGCGGAGGTGGCCGTGGAGGGCTCGCCGGACACGATGACGGCCGAGCGGCTGGAGCGCCTCAAGGCCCTGGGCGTCAACCGCATCAGCATGGGCCTGCAGACGCTGGACGAGGAGGAGCGCAAGCGCGCGGGGCGGCCCTACTCCACCCAGACGCTCTACCAGGCGGTGGAGACCATCCAGCGCGTGGGCTTCGCCAACGTGAACTATGACCTCATCTACGGGCTGGAGGGCCAGCAGCGCGAGACGTGGCTGCACAGCCTGAGCACCACGGTGGGCTTCGGGCCCCGGACGGTGACGCTCTATCCGGTGGTGTTCCGCCCGCTGACGGTCATCGACAAGCGGCGCGAGAAGCATGCGGGGGGCTTCATGGACGACGGCTCCAAGTACGCGCTCTACGACGAGAGCGTGGCATGGCTCGCCGAGCGTGGCTTCCGGCAGAACAGCTTCGTGCGCTTCTCCACGCTGGAGCACGACGGGCTGCAGCAGGAGGTGGCGGACTTCGCCGGGGTGCCGCTGCTGGGGCTGGGCGCGGGAGCGCGCAGCTACGCCGACACCGTCCATTACGGCACCGACTTCGCCGTGCGCCGCCCGGAGACGCTCGACATCATCCGCGGCTTCATCTCCCACGAGCACCGTCCGGACGAGCCCCTGGGCCTGGGCTTCGTGCTGGACGAGGACGAGCAGAAGCGGCGCTTCTGCATCCTCAACCTCTCGCTGGGGCGGCTGGAGCCGGGGGCCTACGCGCAGCGCTTCCGGGGCGCGGGCCTGGACGACTTCGCCGAGGAGTTGGACGCGCTCATCCTCGAGGGCTGCGTCACGGTGGACCGCGAGGGCTCCTACGCGCTCACCCCCCTGGGTTTCAAGTTCAGCAACGTCATCGCCACGCTGTTCAAGTCCCCCACCGTGGACGCGCTCGAGCGCGACTTCCTTCCCACCTGAAGAGGGCCTCATGAAGACGACCCGGGAGTTCGAGCACCTGCCCTTCAACGCCTTCTGGGAGAAGGGATACAAGGACGGCAACGTCTCAACCATGGGCGGGCCCAACCACGACATCGTCGAGCTGGCCGACGCGCTGCCGCCGGGCGCCCGGGTGCTGGACCTGGGCTGCGGCGAGGGGCGCAACGCCTTCTTCCTGGCGGGGCGCGGGTGCCAGGTGACGGCGGTGGACCGCTCGGCGGCGGGCATCGAGAAGCTGAGCGCGCTGGCGCGGCGCACCGGCGTCCCACTGAAGGCAGTGGTGGCGGACATCGCCCACCTGGAGCTGCACGACACCTGGGACGTCATCATGGCCCACGGCGTCATCGACTACCTGGACAACGCGACGTGGCGGGGCCTGCTGGAGCGCCTCAAGGAGCACACCGTGCCGGGCGGCTTCAACGCCTACACGTGCATGCTCTTCACCGACGAGTACCCCGCCGGCCCCGAGTTCCTCGCCGCCGGCTTCAAGCACTCGCTCGGGCAGGGCGAGCTGGCCGCCTTCTACGGCGACTGGGAGAAGGTGCGGCACGACCGGTACGTGAAGTGGGACCAGCACCCGGGAATCCCGCTGCACTGCCACCCGGTGGACAAGCTCGTGGTGCGCAAGCCGGGAGGCAGCGGCCCAGGGCCGCGGCTGACGCCGGTGCCTGTGGGCAAGGTGGACCTGCCGCGCCCGGTGTTCGACAGCCTCGCCATGGGCCTGACGGCCGATGAGGTGCTGGCCCGGTGCGGAGAGCCCGCGGTGGTGGACACCTTCACCCTGGAGGGCGTGCAGCTCGGCGTGGGGCCCACCGACTCGCTGACGGTGGACGGCTACCGGCTGAGCCTCTGGTACTACGGCCGCGCCGTGCTGTACGTCATCAACGGCCGGGTGTGGGGCCGCGCGCTCTATGACTCACGGCCCGTGCGCATGGCCTTCGGGTAGCGCCTCCGGTCGAGAACTCGCATCGGTCCGGAAGCACCGCAACTTCACGGCGGGGCGCGGGTTGACGGGGCATGCGCTCCTTCCCACTCCTGCTCCCTGCCCTCCTCGCCTGCGTCGCCTGCGGCGCGGGAGAATCGACCCCGAAGCCCCCCGGTGACGTCGCGGCCGACCTGCCCACGCAGCATGACGTCACGGGCACGTCGAACGACGGAGTCCTCCAGCCCGAAGCGATGGCGGCGGTGTGCACCCCGGGCACCTCCGTCGCCTGCACCAGCCTGGCGGCTGTGTGGTCCGGCGGCTCCGCCACCTGTCGAGCCTCGGGCAATGGCTACAATGTCTCCTCCTGCACTCGCGCCGGCAATCCCACGCGGCGGCTGATGGAGACCGTGCGCCCCGCGCTGCGCGACCCCCGCTGGGCAGAGGCGCGCTGCAACGTGGGCGACGAGTTCGTCTTCCAAATCACCTTTCCCCCCGCGCCGCCCGACGGAAGCCCTCTCACGCAGTGGGTCCTCCGCCTGGAGGGCGGCGGCTTCTGCGCGTTCGACAGCACCAGCCCCTATGGAGGCTGCTCCAACCGGGACATCGACCTCGTCTCGTCGGTGAACCTGCCCGCCGATCGCGCCCTGCGCGAGAGCGCCCCCGCGCAGCCCGACGACTTCAGCGGCGCCATCGACGTGCTCGGACACTACTGTTCGAGCGACCTGTGGACGGGCACCGCCCTCGACGCGCCCGACATCACCTACAAGGGCACGAAGCGGGACTGGCGGTACGTGGGCGCCGCCAACGTGGAGGCGATGCTCGCGGTGCTCGTGGAGCGCTATGGCCTCGACGACAGCAAGCCGCTGCGCGTGCTGTTGCGTGGAGGTTCAGCGGGCGGCTTCGGCGCCTTCAACAACACCCACCGCGTCGTCCGGCGGCTCCCCAGGGCGGCGAAGCAGGGGCGGCTGCTCGTCTTCCCCGGCTCCGGCTACGTGCCGCTCAACTGGGACGAGCCTGACTACCCCGTGCTGGGTATCGGCTCGGGCCTGGAGGCCTTCGGCCAGCTGACGACGATATGGAAGTCCTCACTCACGCCGTCCTGCGTGGCGGCGCGGACTCCCGGAGACCCCGTGCACCCGCCGCACGAGTGCATCAGCGGCCCCGTGCTCTACGACATCCTCACCGCGCCGGAGTCCGAGGGAGGCTTCGACCTGCCCACCCTCGTCTGGCAGAACCGGCAGGACCAGCTCTACATGTCCAACTCCGGCCTGCCGTACCTGTCGGCGACCAACACCCCTGCCGAGCTCGCCGTCCGCGACAGGTGGGTACAGACCTTCAACCAGGCGATGGGCATCACCGGCAGGAACACGTCGTCGAGCATGAAGTGGCTCTATGCGCCGAGCGACCCCCTCGTGCAGCGCGCCAACGGCTCGCTCGAGCCGAACGTGCATGGGGCGCAGCTCTACAGCACCGAGCCCCCGAGCGGCCAGGCCAACTCCCTCAACGCGGTGCTCTCGCGCTTCTGGAACACGATGCTCGGCTCGGGCCCCGGCCGCGGCCGCGCCGCCGGCGAGGTGCACACCTTCGACTGCAACTGGGTGCCCGACCGCGACGCCAGGGGCTGCGAATAGCGTTGCGGTGGTGCGCGCCGCGTGGCGCGGCGCGCTCTCCGCGTGTCCTTGCAACAACGTGCCGGCGAGGTGGCTTGCCGGCACGTCGTCACCTGGGCCTCGGAGGGTCAGAAGAGGACGTCGTCGAGGATGTCGGTGTGCTTGCCCGGCAACCGGGGTGCTGCCTGCGCGGCAAGCTCCTTGATGCGCGCCGCGGAGCAGCTGCAGCCCAGGGCGTCCTTGAGCTTCTTCCCCCCTGGACCGACCCGCAGGTTCTTGACGGCGTTCCACGCGTTGATGAGGCCGAACTTCCGGGTGTGCACATTCTCGCCCCGGATCGCCTTGCAGATCAGCTCGAGGTCATCGTCATCGAACTCCGTCAGGTCACGGGCGGTGTCGTCACTCGGGTCGGAGGCATAGAACACCCTGCGTTGCCTGGAGAAGGTGGGCCGGGTGTTCAGCGTCTGCATGAGCGCACTGCCCGCGGTGAGGTCTCCCCGTCCGGGCAGACAGTCGGAGACGATGAGCGGAGCGTCCGTGAACCCCTGGAAGACGGGGTCGATCAGGGTCATCCGGAGGTCGAGTTGACTGGGGCTGGGCGCCGGCTCGAGCACGAAGCCCTTGCGATGCCGGCCGCGCACCTTCTTCATGAACCCGCAGTTGGTCGGGACCTCGGTCGGCATCCATTCGTCGTCCGCGAGCGAGTGGTCCGCGCCAGTCGCGATGAGCGCGCCGAGCGAATGCGCCACCACCTGCACTGTCGTGCCCGAGTGCGCTCTCCGCGCCTGCACGATGGCGTTGCGCAGGCAGTCCGCCGTCTCCATGGGGTGCCGGTT
The genomic region above belongs to Pyxidicoccus trucidator and contains:
- a CDS encoding pectin acetylesterase-family hydrolase; amino-acid sequence: MRSFPLLLPALLACVACGAGESTPKPPGDVAADLPTQHDVTGTSNDGVLQPEAMAAVCTPGTSVACTSLAAVWSGGSATCRASGNGYNVSSCTRAGNPTRRLMETVRPALRDPRWAEARCNVGDEFVFQITFPPAPPDGSPLTQWVLRLEGGGFCAFDSTSPYGGCSNRDIDLVSSVNLPADRALRESAPAQPDDFSGAIDVLGHYCSSDLWTGTALDAPDITYKGTKRDWRYVGAANVEAMLAVLVERYGLDDSKPLRVLLRGGSAGGFGAFNNTHRVVRRLPRAAKQGRLLVFPGSGYVPLNWDEPDYPVLGIGSGLEAFGQLTTIWKSSLTPSCVAARTPGDPVHPPHECISGPVLYDILTAPESEGGFDLPTLVWQNRQDQLYMSNSGLPYLSATNTPAELAVRDRWVQTFNQAMGITGRNTSSSMKWLYAPSDPLVQRANGSLEPNVHGAQLYSTEPPSGQANSLNAVLSRFWNTMLGSGPGRGRAAGEVHTFDCNWVPDRDARGCE
- a CDS encoding methyltransferase domain-containing protein codes for the protein MKTTREFEHLPFNAFWEKGYKDGNVSTMGGPNHDIVELADALPPGARVLDLGCGEGRNAFFLAGRGCQVTAVDRSAAGIEKLSALARRTGVPLKAVVADIAHLELHDTWDVIMAHGVIDYLDNATWRGLLERLKEHTVPGGFNAYTCMLFTDEYPAGPEFLAAGFKHSLGQGELAAFYGDWEKVRHDRYVKWDQHPGIPLHCHPVDKLVVRKPGGSGPGPRLTPVPVGKVDLPRPVFDSLAMGLTADEVLARCGEPAVVDTFTLEGVQLGVGPTDSLTVDGYRLSLWYYGRAVLYVINGRVWGRALYDSRPVRMAFG
- a CDS encoding STM4012 family radical SAM protein, whose translation is MLYATPASEQDARTRLQRAIAGSELPCYVYSYPSKRAYRPVQPARTLAEVWAGARDRLNLYVHVPFCGYRCSFCTLFLTTSHSPQMVDDYVAALQRQVAMYGALLGHLEVVSLYVGGGTPTTLSPDQFSTVFEALHRAFPRFSPTAEVAVEGSPDTMTAERLERLKALGVNRISMGLQTLDEEERKRAGRPYSTQTLYQAVETIQRVGFANVNYDLIYGLEGQQRETWLHSLSTTVGFGPRTVTLYPVVFRPLTVIDKRREKHAGGFMDDGSKYALYDESVAWLAERGFRQNSFVRFSTLEHDGLQQEVADFAGVPLLGLGAGARSYADTVHYGTDFAVRRPETLDIIRGFISHEHRPDEPLGLGFVLDEDEQKRRFCILNLSLGRLEPGAYAQRFRGAGLDDFAEELDALILEGCVTVDREGSYALTPLGFKFSNVIATLFKSPTVDALERDFLPT